In one Silene latifolia isolate original U9 population chromosome 10, ASM4854445v1, whole genome shotgun sequence genomic region, the following are encoded:
- the LOC141604733 gene encoding uncharacterized protein LOC141604733, with protein sequence MMMTKMKQYSNVLEKPLSKGKNEVSLSAFAFLFSELVQFNQTQVDNITELERRLEDAGYAVGARVLELLCHREKGNRRETRLLGILSFVHSTVWKVLFGKVADSLEKGTEHEDEYMISEKELLVNRFISIPKDMGTFNCGAFVAGIVRGVLDGAGFPAVVTAHFVPVEGQLRPRTTILIKFAEEVLRREARLG encoded by the exons ATGATGATGACCAAAATGAAACAGTATTCTAATGTTCTTGAGAAACCACTCAGCAAAGGCAAAAACGAG GTTAGCTTAAGTGCCTTTGCCTTTCTGTTCTCGGAGCTTGTTCAATTTAACCAGACTCAGGTTGACAATATCACTGAGTTAGAAAGAAG GTTAGAAGATGCAGGCTATGCTGTAGGGGCAAGAGTTCTGGAACTTCTTTGCCATAGGGAAAAG GGTAATAGAAGGGAGACCCGCCTACTCGGTATTCTGTCTTTTGTACACAGCACTGTGTGGAAGGTCCTGTTTGGTAAG GTTGCTGATTCACTTGAGAAGGGCACTGAGCATGAAGATGAATATATGATATCCGAGAAAGAGCTCCTTGTAAACAG ATTTATTTCGATACCAAAAGATATGGGAACATTCAACTGTGGTGCATTTGTTGCTGGAATAGTAAGG GGTGTCTTGGATGGTGCGGGTTTCCCGGCTGTTGTGACTGCTCATTTTGTGCCAGTGGAAGGACAATTGCGACCAAGAACCACTATCCTGATAAAATTTGCTGAAGAG GTACTGAGACGAGAAGCAAGACTAGGCTGA